One region of Mycolicibacterium rhodesiae NBB3 genomic DNA includes:
- the glfT1 gene encoding galactofuranosyltransferase GlfT1 → MSDTVCAVVVTHRRPDELAKSLEAVSAQTRTPDHLIVVDNDDDPRVGELVAGQPIPTTYIGSRRNLGGAGGFALGMLQALALGSEWVWLADDDGRPADSEVLGALLACVVKHGLAAVSPMVCDMNDPGRLAFPLRRGLVWRRRVEELRTDASDDLLPGIASFFNGALFSAATLEAIGVPDLRLFVRGDETELHRRLVRSGLPFGTCLNAVYLHPQGGDEFKPILGGRMHTQYPDDAAKRFFTYRNRGYLQSQPGMRKLVFQEWVRFGWYFLVSRRDPAGFIEWIRLRRMGRKEKFGRPALGDGKKT, encoded by the coding sequence ATGAGTGACACCGTGTGCGCGGTGGTGGTCACCCATCGGCGTCCCGACGAGCTGGCCAAATCGCTGGAGGCGGTGTCGGCCCAGACTCGCACCCCAGACCATTTGATCGTCGTCGACAACGACGACGACCCTCGCGTCGGCGAACTCGTAGCGGGCCAGCCCATTCCCACGACCTATATCGGTTCACGCCGAAACCTGGGTGGTGCAGGCGGATTCGCGCTCGGAATGCTGCAAGCACTGGCGTTGGGCTCCGAGTGGGTGTGGCTGGCCGACGACGACGGGCGACCGGCGGACTCCGAAGTGCTCGGCGCCCTGCTGGCCTGCGTCGTCAAGCACGGTCTGGCCGCGGTGTCCCCGATGGTGTGCGATATGAACGACCCTGGGCGGCTGGCGTTTCCGCTGCGGCGCGGACTGGTGTGGCGCCGGCGGGTCGAGGAGTTGCGCACCGACGCATCCGATGACCTTCTGCCCGGAATCGCGTCGTTCTTCAACGGAGCGCTGTTCAGCGCGGCGACGCTGGAGGCCATCGGCGTGCCCGATCTGCGACTCTTCGTGCGGGGCGACGAGACCGAACTGCATCGCCGGCTGGTCCGTTCAGGGCTGCCGTTCGGCACTTGCCTGAACGCGGTGTACCTGCATCCGCAGGGCGGCGACGAGTTCAAACCGATCCTCGGTGGGCGGATGCATACGCAATACCCCGACGACGCCGCCAAGCGGTTCTTCACCTATCGCAACCGCGGATACCTGCAGTCGCAGCCCGGGATGCGGAAGCTGGTGTTCCAGGAATGGGTGCGATTCGGCTGGTACTTCCTGGTGTCGCGGCGCGATCCCGCCGGCTTCATCGAGTGGATTCGGTTGCGGCGCATGGGCCGCAAGGAAAAGTTCGGGCGGCCTGCACTCGGCGACGGGAAAAAGACATGA
- a CDS encoding bacterial proteasome activator family protein — MTANNDDDGIEIIGDSRMATEEEPDGKSLTDLVEQPAKVMRIGTMIKQLLEEVRAAPLDDASRTRLREIHRTSIAELEEGLAPELREELERLTLPFTEDGVPSDAELRIAQAQLVGWLEGLFHGIQTALFAQQMAARQQLEQMRGQGALPPGMAGPRGGAGTGQYL; from the coding sequence ATGACTGCCAACAACGACGACGACGGCATCGAGATCATCGGCGATTCGCGCATGGCGACGGAGGAAGAGCCCGACGGTAAATCCCTGACCGACCTGGTCGAGCAGCCCGCGAAGGTGATGCGGATCGGCACGATGATCAAGCAGCTGCTGGAGGAGGTGCGGGCGGCACCGCTGGACGACGCGAGCCGTACCCGGCTGCGCGAGATCCACCGGACCAGCATCGCTGAGCTCGAGGAAGGCCTGGCGCCCGAGCTGCGCGAAGAGCTCGAGCGCCTGACGCTGCCGTTCACCGAGGACGGGGTCCCGTCCGACGCCGAGCTTCGCATCGCGCAGGCACAGCTGGTGGGCTGGCTGGAAGGCCTGTTCCACGGCATCCAGACGGCGCTGTTCGCCCAGCAGATGGCGGCGCGCCAGCAGCTCGAGCAGATGCGGGGCCAGGGTGCGCTGCCACCAGGAATGGCTGGACCGCGCGGCGGCGCCGGGACCGGCCAGTACCTCTAG
- the wzt gene encoding galactan export ABC transporter ATP-binding subunit Wzt/RfbE: MAPHISTRNAWVEFPIFDAKSRSLKKAFLGKAGGAIGRNESNVVVIEALRDITMSLELGDRVGLVGHNGAGKSTLLRLLSGIYEPTRGVATVTGRVAPVFDLGVGMDPEITGFENIIIRGLFLGQTRKQMLAKVDEIAEFTELGDYLSMPLRTYSTGMRVRLAMGVVTSIDPEILLLDEGIGAVDADFLKKAQSRLQSLVERSGILVFASHSNEFLARLCKTAMWIDHGTIKLTGGIEEVVRAYEGEDAARHVREVLDEHRSDWPATVPDE, translated from the coding sequence GTGGCCCCACACATCTCGACGCGCAACGCCTGGGTGGAGTTCCCGATCTTCGACGCCAAGTCGCGGTCGTTGAAGAAGGCATTCCTCGGAAAGGCCGGCGGTGCGATCGGCCGCAACGAGTCCAACGTCGTCGTCATCGAGGCGCTGCGCGACATCACGATGTCGCTGGAACTCGGCGATCGCGTCGGGCTCGTCGGACACAACGGCGCCGGGAAGTCGACCCTGCTGCGGCTGCTGTCCGGGATCTACGAACCCACCCGCGGCGTCGCGACGGTGACCGGCCGGGTCGCGCCGGTATTCGATCTCGGGGTCGGCATGGATCCCGAGATCACCGGGTTCGAGAACATCATCATCCGCGGCCTGTTCCTCGGGCAGACGCGTAAGCAGATGCTGGCCAAGGTCGACGAGATCGCGGAGTTCACCGAGCTGGGTGACTACCTGTCCATGCCGCTGCGCACATATTCGACCGGTATGCGCGTACGTCTGGCGATGGGCGTCGTCACCAGCATCGATCCCGAGATCCTGTTGCTCGACGAGGGCATCGGCGCGGTGGACGCCGACTTCCTCAAGAAGGCTCAGTCGCGGTTGCAGAGCCTCGTCGAGCGCTCCGGCATCCTCGTCTTCGCCAGCCACTCCAACGAGTTCCTGGCCCGCCTCTGCAAGACCGCGATGTGGATCGACCACGGCACCATCAAGCTGACCGGCGGCATCGAGGAGGTCGTGCGCGCGTACGAGGGCGAGGACGCCGCCCGTCATGTGCGCGAAGTCCTCGACGAACACCGCTCGGATTGGCCGGCTACGGTCCCCGATGAGTGA